The Fictibacillus phosphorivorans genomic sequence TGTATTTTAATGATCAGCTTTAACTTACTAGGTGATGGTTTGCGTGATGCACTAGATCCTAAGATGAGAAGATAGGAAGGAGATTTTTAAATGGAAAAATTATTAGAGTTAGATAATTTGCATGTCTCCTTCCACACGTATGGGGGAGAAGTTAAAGCCGTTCGCGGAGTTAGCTTTACACTAGATAAAGGTGAATCACTTGCAATCGTTGGAGAATCAGGTTCTGGTAAATCTGTTACTTCCAAAGCGGTTATGAGATTACTACCAAACAAAATTGGTTCTATTAAAGAGGGAGCTATTCGTTTTCAAGGAAAAGATCTAGCGAAAGCTACTGAGCGCGAAATGGAAAAGATTCGTGGTGCAGAAATTTCAATGATTTTCCAAGATCCGATGACATCTTTAAACCCAACGATGACGATTGGTAAACAAATCATGGAAGGGCTTCGCAAGCATCAAAACATGAGCAAGAGTGAAGCGAAAGAACGTTCGATCAACCTATTAAAACTTGTAGGAATTCCTAATCCGGAACTTCGTGTGGATGAGTATCCTCACCAATTTTCAGGTGGAATGCGTCAACGTGTAGTTATTGCCATAGCACTAGCTTGTAACCCTAAAGTATTAATTGCTGATGAACCGACAACAGCTCTTGATGTTACG encodes the following:
- a CDS encoding ABC transporter ATP-binding protein; amino-acid sequence: MEKLLELDNLHVSFHTYGGEVKAVRGVSFTLDKGESLAIVGESGSGKSVTSKAVMRLLPNKIGSIKEGAIRFQGKDLAKATEREMEKIRGAEISMIFQDPMTSLNPTMTIGKQIMEGLRKHQNMSKSEAKERSINLLKLVGIPNPELRVDEYPHQFSGGMRQRVVIAIALACNPKVLIADEPTTALDVTIQAQILDLMRDLQDKTGTAIILITHDLGVVANLAQRVAVMYGGMVVETGTVDEIFYKPKHPYTWGLLASMPKINSESKELLAIPGTPPDLMNPPKGCPFAARCPYAMEVCVEHMPEATDVTSSHKAACWLLDERAPKVEPPEEALVGGAR